The Saccharopolyspora gloriosae genome window below encodes:
- a CDS encoding AraC family transcriptional regulator: MHSSDVYRSSRTEVALDAHDPVREALALARPRTVAPVPLRATAPWGAQFSPFPHIKLGVVVEGQCWLCVDGSDPLFLSTGDFYLLGNPPPYGLGSSIGAARARDSNGPLRQEISGSRAEIPRGSVTYTCSVDFEFQDSDASTLFSSLPPAVLVKAADVGGRLLWNIATLLVHEIESHEAGRSLVLEHLAQILLVHMLRSHAGSSHEPLGWLASVSDDGIGAALRAMHAEPGHRWTLEELAGIAMMSRSAFAANFKSRAGRPPLDYLIEWRMQLARAALRTEDSLTAIAGTIGYQSESAFSTAFRRVVGMSPREFRASPHAQPRDRGPGGPAPAGSPEFHDPESGNDD; the protein is encoded by the coding sequence ATGCATTCCAGCGATGTTTATCGATCGTCCAGAACTGAGGTCGCCCTCGACGCGCACGACCCCGTTCGGGAGGCTCTGGCGCTGGCACGCCCCCGGACCGTCGCCCCCGTACCGCTGCGCGCGACGGCCCCGTGGGGAGCCCAGTTCTCCCCGTTTCCGCACATCAAGCTCGGCGTGGTGGTGGAAGGCCAGTGCTGGCTGTGCGTCGACGGTTCGGACCCCCTCTTCCTGAGCACGGGCGATTTCTACCTGCTCGGAAATCCGCCCCCGTACGGACTCGGGAGCTCGATCGGAGCAGCCCGCGCTCGCGACTCGAACGGACCGCTCCGCCAGGAGATTTCCGGGAGCAGAGCCGAGATTCCCCGCGGATCCGTCACGTACACGTGCAGCGTCGACTTCGAGTTTCAGGATTCCGACGCGTCGACCTTGTTCTCATCGCTGCCCCCGGCCGTGCTCGTCAAAGCAGCCGATGTCGGCGGGAGGTTGCTCTGGAACATCGCCACCCTGCTCGTCCACGAGATCGAGTCGCACGAGGCGGGCCGATCCCTCGTCCTCGAGCATCTGGCCCAGATCCTTCTGGTGCACATGCTGAGGTCGCACGCCGGTTCGTCCCACGAGCCGCTGGGATGGCTCGCGTCGGTCTCCGACGACGGGATCGGGGCAGCGCTACGAGCCATGCATGCTGAACCGGGCCATCGCTGGACGCTCGAAGAGCTCGCCGGAATCGCGATGATGTCGCGGTCCGCTTTCGCCGCGAACTTCAAGAGCAGAGCGGGGAGACCGCCTTTGGATTACCTCATCGAATGGCGAATGCAGCTAGCGCGTGCCGCACTGCGCACGGAGGACTCCCTCACCGCCATAGCGGGAACCATCGGATACCAGTCAGAAAGCGCTTTCAGCACCGCTTTTCGGCGCGTCGTCGGGATGTCACCACGAGAGTTCCGCGCCTCGCCGCACGCGCAGCCGAGGGACCGCGGGCCCGGTGGTCCTGCGCCGGCGGGATCGCCCGAGTTTCACGACCCGGAGTCCGGAAACGACGACTGA
- a CDS encoding aldo/keto reductase, which translates to MRYRFLGRSGLRVSELSLGTGNFGMGWGHGASATEARAMYDIYREAGGNFIDTASNYQSGEAEEHLSDIISSDREDVVLATKYTMGTSATSGLQMTGNSRKAMVQSLEQSLRRLGTDRVDVLWAHVADTSTPIEEIVRAFDDLTRAGKILYAGLSNFPAWRVATGVTLAQQRDWAPLVAIQVEYSLVERSADRELMPMAEAFGLGVLGFSPLGGGLLTGKYRRDGTGRAQSSISRFLHKEDDPAKARVLDAVESVSRDLGTTPERVAIKWAMSKGVIPVLGPRSADQLTSNLAAGDLELATPRLEWLDEVSALQLGYPHELWPENERVEKNRFAQP; encoded by the coding sequence ATGCGATACCGATTTCTCGGAAGATCGGGTCTGCGGGTTTCGGAACTGTCGCTGGGGACGGGCAATTTCGGGATGGGCTGGGGGCACGGGGCGAGTGCGACCGAGGCTCGGGCGATGTACGACATCTATCGGGAAGCGGGAGGGAACTTCATCGACACGGCTTCCAACTACCAGTCGGGGGAGGCCGAGGAGCACCTCTCGGACATCATCTCCTCGGACCGCGAGGACGTGGTTCTGGCGACGAAGTACACCATGGGGACGTCGGCGACCAGCGGCCTCCAAATGACCGGGAACAGCCGGAAAGCGATGGTCCAGTCGCTGGAGCAGAGCCTGCGTCGACTGGGCACCGACCGGGTGGACGTGCTCTGGGCGCATGTGGCCGACACGTCCACGCCCATCGAAGAAATCGTGCGAGCCTTCGACGATCTGACGCGCGCCGGAAAGATTCTGTACGCCGGTCTTTCCAATTTCCCCGCATGGCGCGTGGCCACGGGAGTCACCCTGGCGCAGCAGCGGGACTGGGCCCCTCTCGTGGCGATCCAGGTCGAGTACAGCCTCGTCGAGCGCAGCGCTGATCGGGAGTTGATGCCGATGGCAGAGGCCTTCGGCTTGGGCGTCCTCGGGTTCTCGCCGCTCGGCGGTGGTCTTCTCACCGGAAAGTACCGGCGGGACGGGACAGGTCGCGCGCAGAGCTCGATCAGCCGATTCCTCCACAAGGAGGACGACCCCGCCAAGGCGCGCGTTCTGGATGCCGTCGAAAGCGTTTCCCGGGACCTCGGCACGACTCCGGAGCGGGTGGCGATCAAATGGGCGATGTCCAAGGGGGTGATACCCGTCCTCGGGCCGAGGAGCGCAGATCAGCTCACGTCGAACCTCGCGGCCGGTGATCTGGAGCTCGCGACGCCCCGGCTCGAATGGCTTGATGAGGTGAGCGCGCTGCAGCTGGGATACCCACACGAATTGTGGCCGGAGAACGAACGGGTGGAGAAGAACCGATTCGCCCAGCCGTAA
- a CDS encoding serine hydrolase, whose product MSASQIETDPVRAGFDPERLKRLDRHFATYVADGKLPGWQVLIARRGHIAHLSGHGHRDVATAAPIEDDTIFRIYSMTKPITSVAAMMLYEEGAFELTDPVSTLIPSFADQRVYTGGPARAAQTRPATEPVRIWHLLTHTAGLTYGFNRLHPVDELYRRTGYDYGTPDQDLAAVCDDYAAMPLLFEPGSSWNYGVSTDVLGRVIEVASGMGLDEFFRTRIFEPLGMTDTAFAVAPQDKDRLASLYLADAAGKATVPRNSPPDAAPRALSGGGGLVSTAYDYHRFTGMLLGGGALDGVRLLSDRTLRYMSRNHLPGGAHLDEIANGSFSEVANAGKGFGLGFAVVEDPVASHVVSTPGELSWGGMASTTFWVDPAEDLSVQFFTQLIPSGTHPIRSQLHQLVYQALVD is encoded by the coding sequence GTGAGCGCGTCGCAGATCGAGACCGACCCCGTCCGAGCGGGCTTCGACCCGGAACGCCTCAAGCGCCTCGACCGCCACTTCGCCACCTACGTCGCCGACGGCAAGCTCCCCGGCTGGCAGGTGCTCATCGCCCGCCGCGGCCACATCGCGCACCTCAGCGGCCACGGCCACCGCGACGTGGCCACCGCCGCGCCCATCGAGGACGACACGATCTTCCGCATCTACTCGATGACGAAGCCGATCACCTCGGTCGCGGCGATGATGCTCTACGAGGAAGGCGCGTTCGAGCTCACCGACCCGGTCAGCACGCTCATCCCGTCCTTCGCCGACCAGCGCGTCTACACCGGTGGCCCGGCCCGCGCCGCGCAGACCCGGCCCGCGACCGAGCCGGTGCGGATCTGGCACCTGCTGACCCACACCGCCGGGCTCACCTACGGCTTCAACCGGCTCCACCCCGTCGACGAGCTGTACCGGCGCACCGGCTACGACTACGGCACCCCGGACCAGGACCTCGCCGCGGTCTGCGACGACTACGCGGCGATGCCGCTGCTGTTCGAGCCGGGCAGCTCGTGGAACTACGGGGTGTCCACCGACGTGCTCGGACGCGTCATCGAGGTCGCCTCCGGCATGGGCCTCGACGAGTTCTTCCGCACGCGCATCTTCGAACCGCTCGGCATGACCGACACCGCCTTCGCCGTGGCGCCGCAGGACAAAGACCGGCTGGCCTCGCTGTACCTGGCGGACGCCGCGGGCAAGGCCACCGTGCCGCGCAACTCCCCGCCGGACGCCGCGCCGCGGGCGCTGTCCGGCGGCGGCGGGCTCGTGTCCACCGCCTACGACTACCACCGCTTCACCGGCATGCTGCTCGGCGGCGGAGCGCTCGACGGGGTGCGGCTGCTCAGCGACCGCACGCTGCGCTACATGAGCCGCAACCACCTGCCCGGCGGCGCGCACCTCGACGAGATCGCAAACGGCTCGTTCTCCGAGGTCGCCAACGCCGGCAAGGGCTTCGGGCTCGGCTTCGCCGTCGTCGAGGACCCGGTCGCCTCGCACGTCGTGTCCACCCCCGGCGAGCTGTCCTGGGGCGGCATGGCCAGCACCACGTTCTGGGTGGACCCGGCCGAGGACCTGTCCGTGCAGTTCTTCACCCAGCTCATCCCGTCCGGGACCCACCCGATCCGCTCCCAGCTCCACCAGCTCGTCTACCAGGCGCTGGTGGACTGA
- a CDS encoding ATP-binding protein, whose product MTNSRTPPPGLPSTAGELRVSGYLPYGVKVEVRRNLLTALRSGNPLWSGIVGFERTVLPQLERALIAGHDVVLLGERGQGKTRLLRGLTALLDEWTPVIPGSELDEHPLEPITPSSLRRAAEEGDALPVAWRHRNDRYVEKLATPDTAVGDLIGDVDPVKVAEGRSLGDPETIHFGLVPRAHRGIVTINELPDLAERIQVALLNVMEERDVQVRGYSLRLPLDVLLVATANPEDYTNRGRIITPLKDRFGAEIRTHYPFDLDDEISLIRQEALLEAEVGDHLLEVLARFVGHLRESSAVDQRSGVSARFAIAAAETVSAAAVHRAALTGEDPAVARPVDLDAVPAVLRGKLEFEAGEEGREDEVLGYLLRRSVADTARGLFAGLDLHSLVDAVTGGHQVATGERIAGSDVLTALPELPVLHQVAERLDVRAGDPPGRIASAVELALESLYLAKKLAKDTDEQRSVYG is encoded by the coding sequence GTGACGAACTCTCGGACCCCACCTCCCGGATTGCCCAGCACGGCGGGCGAGCTGCGCGTCAGCGGATACCTGCCGTACGGCGTGAAGGTCGAGGTGCGCCGCAACCTGCTGACCGCGCTGCGCTCCGGGAATCCCTTGTGGTCGGGCATCGTCGGCTTCGAGCGCACCGTGCTGCCGCAGCTGGAGCGCGCTTTGATCGCCGGCCACGACGTGGTGCTGCTCGGCGAGCGCGGGCAGGGCAAGACCCGCCTGCTGCGCGGGTTGACCGCGCTGCTCGACGAGTGGACGCCGGTGATCCCCGGCTCCGAACTGGACGAACACCCGCTGGAACCGATCACGCCGAGCTCGCTGCGCCGCGCGGCCGAGGAGGGCGACGCGCTGCCCGTCGCGTGGCGGCACCGCAACGACCGCTACGTGGAGAAGCTGGCGACGCCGGACACCGCGGTCGGCGACCTCATCGGCGACGTCGACCCGGTGAAGGTGGCCGAGGGCCGGTCGCTCGGCGACCCGGAGACCATCCACTTCGGACTGGTGCCGCGGGCGCACCGCGGCATCGTGACCATCAACGAGCTGCCCGACCTGGCCGAGCGGATCCAGGTGGCGCTGCTGAACGTGATGGAGGAGCGCGACGTCCAGGTCCGCGGCTACAGCCTGCGGCTGCCGCTGGACGTGCTGCTGGTCGCCACCGCCAACCCGGAGGACTACACCAACCGCGGGCGGATCATCACGCCGCTCAAGGACCGGTTCGGCGCGGAGATCCGCACGCACTACCCGTTCGACCTCGACGACGAGATCTCGTTGATCCGGCAGGAGGCCCTGCTGGAGGCCGAGGTGGGCGATCACCTGCTGGAGGTGCTGGCGAGGTTCGTGGGGCACCTGCGGGAGTCCTCGGCGGTGGACCAGCGCTCCGGGGTCTCGGCGCGGTTCGCCATCGCCGCGGCGGAGACCGTGTCGGCGGCGGCCGTGCACCGCGCGGCGCTTACCGGCGAGGACCCGGCGGTGGCGCGACCGGTGGACCTGGACGCGGTGCCCGCGGTGCTGCGCGGCAAGCTGGAGTTCGAGGCGGGCGAGGAGGGCAGGGAGGACGAGGTCCTCGGCTACCTGCTGCGCCGCTCGGTCGCCGACACGGCGCGCGGCCTGTTCGCCGGGCTGGACCTGCATTCGCTCGTCGACGCCGTCACCGGCGGTCACCAGGTCGCGACGGGCGAGCGCATCGCGGGTTCCGACGTGCTCACCGCGCTGCCGGAACTGCCGGTGCTGCACCAGGTCGCCGAGCGGCTCGACGTGCGCGCCGGTGACCCGCCGGGCCGCATCGCGAGCGCCGTGGAGCTGGCGCTGGAATCCCTGTACCTGGCGAAGAAGCTCGCCAAGGACACCGACGAACAGCGATCGGTGTACGGCTGA
- a CDS encoding vWA domain-containing protein: MTGRARRYQYGAWHGGSDPLEPPVDLRSALDQIGRDVMEGASPRSALEELLRTGTRGTSGLDELTRRLWQRRSELQRRHNLDGTVQEVRRLLDRALDQERQALAAEDGEDARFRELQLSALPPDAGGSVRELAEYDWRSGEARETFDEIQRMLGGELLEQRFAGMKDALRETTPEDVERVRAMLADLSELLAAHARGDADVPRRFDEFMAEHGEFFPENPRDVDELIDALAARSAAAQRMLNSMSEQQRAELAELSQQAFGDPRIGEALSRMDQQLRSLRPGEDWSGRGRFRGDQPMGLAEATEAMAELGELEQLAEQLGQSYPGASLQDIDLEALERQLGERAVVDAQRLADIEKQLRQQGLLQRGADGNLQLSPRAMRRLGETALQSVISQLRSRKGERDTDRAGAAGELTGTTRPWAYGDTEPWDAGRTVRNAVLRRAAGGPSAPRLDIEDLEVAETEQRSRAAVALCVDTSWSMVQDGRWVPMKRTALALHHLVATRYRSDALQLVTFGRHASTVDVGELAALEGTWEQGTNLHHALLLAGRHVRRHPDAQPVVLVVTDGEPTAHLETDGEAVFQYPPTPRTLGVTLSEVDSLHRLGATLSVFMLGDDPRLEAFVDIVARRGGGRVVAPSADGLGAAVVGDYLRTKRRR; the protein is encoded by the coding sequence ATGACCGGCCGCGCTCGCCGCTACCAGTACGGTGCCTGGCACGGCGGCTCCGATCCGCTGGAGCCGCCGGTGGACCTGCGTTCCGCGCTGGACCAGATCGGCCGGGACGTGATGGAGGGCGCCTCGCCGCGCTCGGCCTTGGAGGAGCTGCTGCGCACCGGCACGCGCGGCACCAGCGGTCTCGACGAGCTCACCCGCCGCTTGTGGCAGCGCCGCAGCGAGCTGCAGCGCAGGCACAACCTGGACGGCACGGTGCAGGAGGTGCGCAGGCTGCTGGACCGCGCCCTCGACCAGGAGCGGCAGGCGCTGGCGGCGGAGGACGGCGAGGACGCCCGGTTCCGCGAGCTGCAGCTGAGCGCGCTGCCCCCGGACGCGGGCGGTTCGGTGCGCGAGCTCGCCGAGTACGACTGGCGGTCGGGCGAGGCACGGGAGACGTTCGACGAGATCCAGCGGATGCTGGGCGGCGAACTCCTGGAGCAGCGCTTCGCGGGCATGAAGGACGCGTTGCGCGAGACCACTCCGGAGGACGTCGAGCGGGTGCGCGCGATGCTCGCCGACCTCTCCGAGCTGCTGGCCGCGCACGCCCGCGGCGACGCGGACGTGCCGCGCCGGTTCGACGAGTTCATGGCCGAGCACGGCGAGTTCTTCCCGGAGAACCCGCGCGACGTCGACGAGTTGATCGACGCGCTGGCGGCCCGGTCGGCCGCCGCGCAGCGGATGCTGAACTCGATGAGCGAGCAGCAGCGCGCCGAACTGGCGGAGCTCTCGCAACAGGCGTTCGGCGACCCCCGCATCGGCGAGGCGCTCAGCCGGATGGACCAGCAGCTGCGGTCGCTGCGGCCCGGCGAGGACTGGTCGGGCCGCGGCCGGTTCCGCGGTGATCAGCCGATGGGCCTGGCGGAGGCGACGGAGGCGATGGCCGAGCTCGGTGAGCTGGAGCAGCTCGCCGAGCAGCTGGGCCAGTCATATCCGGGTGCGAGCCTGCAAGACATCGACCTGGAGGCGTTGGAGCGGCAGCTCGGCGAGCGGGCCGTGGTGGACGCGCAGCGGCTCGCCGACATCGAGAAACAACTGCGGCAGCAGGGCCTGCTGCAACGCGGTGCCGACGGGAACCTCCAGCTGAGCCCGCGGGCGATGCGCAGGCTGGGGGAGACCGCGCTGCAGTCCGTGATCTCCCAGCTGCGTTCTCGCAAAGGCGAACGCGACACCGACCGGGCGGGCGCCGCAGGGGAGCTGACCGGCACGACCCGGCCCTGGGCGTACGGCGACACCGAACCGTGGGACGCGGGCCGCACGGTGCGCAACGCGGTGCTGCGGCGAGCGGCGGGCGGCCCGTCGGCGCCCCGGCTGGACATCGAGGACCTGGAGGTCGCTGAGACCGAGCAGCGCTCCCGCGCGGCCGTGGCGCTGTGCGTGGACACCTCCTGGTCGATGGTGCAGGACGGCCGCTGGGTACCGATGAAGCGCACCGCGCTGGCGCTGCACCACCTGGTGGCCACCCGCTACCGCTCGGACGCGTTGCAGCTGGTCACCTTCGGGCGCCACGCGTCCACCGTGGACGTCGGCGAGCTGGCGGCGCTGGAGGGAACCTGGGAGCAGGGCACCAATCTGCACCACGCGCTGCTGCTGGCGGGGCGCCACGTGCGGCGGCACCCGGATGCACAGCCGGTGGTGCTCGTCGTCACCGACGGCGAACCGACGGCGCACCTGGAAACCGACGGCGAAGCGGTGTTCCAGTACCCGCCGACCCCGCGCACCCTCGGCGTCACGCTGTCCGAAGTGGACTCGCTGCACCGGCTGGGCGCCACCCTGAGCGTGTTCATGCTCGGCGACGATCCGCGCCTGGAGGCGTTCGTCGACATCGTCGCCCGCCGCGGCGGCGGCCGAGTCGTCGCCCCCAGCGCCGACGGCCTCGGCGCCGCAGTCGTCGGCGACTACCTCCGCACCAAACGCCGCCGGTGA
- a CDS encoding HAD family hydrolase, which yields MAEFSGHIVWDWNGTLLDDGQVVIDSVAAAFADAGHRVTREDHQRHFTRPISAFCDRLAGRALSPDELAAVLRKFDECYDLALPHVPLAEDARFTLAAWTGAGGTQSLLSMCPHDVLLPAVRRAGIESSFRHVQGRTGAAPDTKAAHIERHLAALGSPDPREVVLIGDTVDDTETAAAVGAHCVIYHSGPTALHALDHFTGRDVPITTTLSAAVERANALLSG from the coding sequence ATGGCGGAGTTCAGCGGGCACATCGTGTGGGACTGGAACGGCACGCTGCTCGACGACGGACAGGTCGTGATCGATTCCGTCGCGGCGGCCTTCGCCGACGCCGGGCACCGGGTGACCCGCGAGGACCACCAGCGGCACTTCACCCGGCCCATCTCGGCGTTCTGCGACCGGCTCGCGGGCCGCGCCCTCTCCCCCGACGAACTGGCGGCGGTGCTGCGGAAGTTCGACGAGTGCTACGACCTCGCGCTACCGCACGTGCCGCTCGCCGAGGACGCCCGCTTCACCCTCGCCGCGTGGACGGGCGCGGGCGGCACGCAGTCGCTGCTGTCGATGTGCCCGCACGACGTGCTGCTGCCCGCGGTGCGGAGAGCCGGGATCGAGAGCTCCTTCCGCCACGTCCAGGGACGAACCGGAGCCGCCCCCGACACCAAGGCCGCGCACATCGAACGCCACTTGGCGGCACTGGGCTCCCCCGATCCCCGCGAGGTCGTGCTCATCGGCGACACCGTCGACGACACCGAGACCGCCGCGGCCGTCGGCGCCCACTGCGTCATCTACCACTCCGGCCCGACGGCCCTGCACGCCCTGGACCACTTCACCGGCCGGGACGTCCCCATCACCACCACCCTGTCCGCCGCCGTGGAACGCGCGAACGCACTGCTGTCCGGATGA
- a CDS encoding DUF2637 domain-containing protein — protein sequence MHDAAKSSERPISSPEMSADGYPGASSDRGSRSLSIAALIFVAMAAVMGWGASFVGLHEYGMQSMAGFTYWSAWLVPATFDGAAFACTLMTYRSSINGRSAVRGRILMWAFTGVSSWINWIHQPSHEAQIVAAGLPIAAVAVFDVVLLELRADYEAKHGMRGFRLRPGLLVLRWMVDRRSTSEAFRKQVIDIPVEEIAGLGTLAPPGTRRAAALKAAARAEEEQHANERANADLVIPAPARPEAPEGTAAANGPRAEDAAPTAAVSRPADGPEVTASAATAAAPAEEPKTESVPRPVREKVGASAAATATSTVSARTGASTEDTADADRDETARTETESAATASEPDEPATAPVAAKSTAKSSGAKAAKGGKNARTTAHGADEATVTLELPKFAADAKSAPSEDGTAAKANTSSEPEAPAKDETAAKAANSRTGGEADKRAAKDAVSDSEQTLTLAPVPDGPMSDREKRSAARADYRKSVEADQPVKPAELGRRYGLSESWGRRQINAVRKSMAQEQAQDPADLVGAAKS from the coding sequence GTGCATGACGCCGCCAAGAGCAGCGAGCGCCCGATCAGCAGCCCGGAAATGAGCGCGGACGGGTATCCCGGCGCATCGAGCGATCGGGGCAGCCGTTCGCTGTCCATCGCCGCACTGATCTTCGTCGCGATGGCCGCCGTGATGGGCTGGGGCGCGAGCTTCGTCGGCCTGCACGAGTACGGCATGCAATCGATGGCCGGGTTCACCTACTGGTCGGCGTGGCTGGTGCCCGCCACCTTCGACGGCGCCGCGTTCGCGTGCACGCTGATGACCTACCGCTCGTCGATCAACGGCCGCTCCGCGGTGCGCGGCCGGATCCTGATGTGGGCGTTCACCGGCGTCAGCTCCTGGATCAACTGGATCCACCAGCCGAGCCACGAGGCGCAGATCGTCGCGGCCGGGCTGCCCATCGCGGCCGTCGCGGTGTTCGACGTGGTGCTGCTGGAGCTGCGCGCGGACTACGAGGCCAAGCACGGCATGCGCGGCTTCCGGCTGCGGCCGGGCCTGCTGGTGCTGCGCTGGATGGTGGACCGCCGCAGCACGAGCGAGGCGTTCCGCAAGCAGGTCATCGACATCCCCGTCGAGGAGATCGCCGGCCTCGGCACGCTCGCCCCGCCCGGCACCCGCCGCGCCGCCGCGCTCAAGGCCGCTGCCCGCGCCGAGGAGGAGCAGCACGCCAACGAGCGCGCCAACGCGGACCTCGTCATCCCCGCCCCGGCTCGGCCGGAGGCACCGGAGGGCACCGCCGCCGCGAACGGCCCCCGCGCCGAGGACGCGGCGCCGACGGCGGCCGTGTCCCGGCCCGCCGATGGCCCTGAGGTGACCGCTTCCGCCGCCACCGCCGCGGCTCCCGCCGAGGAACCGAAGACCGAGTCCGTCCCGCGTCCCGTGCGCGAGAAGGTCGGAGCCAGCGCCGCCGCCACCGCGACCAGTACCGTGTCCGCCCGAACCGGTGCGTCCACTGAGGACACCGCTGACGCGGACCGCGACGAGACCGCGCGGACCGAGACCGAGTCCGCCGCGACGGCGTCCGAGCCGGACGAACCGGCCACCGCACCGGTCGCCGCGAAGAGCACCGCGAAGAGTTCGGGGGCGAAAGCCGCCAAGGGCGGCAAGAACGCCCGGACCACCGCGCACGGTGCGGACGAGGCGACCGTGACGCTCGAGCTGCCCAAGTTCGCTGCCGACGCGAAGTCCGCTCCGTCCGAGGACGGGACCGCCGCGAAGGCGAACACCTCGTCCGAGCCGGAGGCTCCCGCGAAGGACGAGACCGCGGCGAAGGCCGCGAACTCCCGGACCGGCGGCGAGGCGGACAAGCGCGCCGCCAAGGACGCCGTCAGCGACTCCGAGCAGACGCTGACCCTGGCACCGGTTCCCGACGGCCCGATGAGCGACCGGGAAAAGCGCTCCGCGGCCCGCGCCGACTACCGCAAGTCCGTCGAAGCCGACCAGCCGGTCAAACCCGCCGAGCTCGGCAGGCGCTACGGCCTGTCCGAGAGCTGGGGCCGCCGCCAGATCAACGCGGTCCGCAAGTCCATGGCCCAGGAACAGGCCCAGGACCCGGCCGACCTGGTCGGTGCAGCGAAGAGCTGA
- a CDS encoding glycine betaine ABC transporter substrate-binding protein — protein sequence MRRSRWVACVALLAALVLLAAGCGGRQPETGQQTKKITIGYIAWDEAIAVSNLYKVLLQRQGYQVQLTELEAGPTYAGLAQGNIDLFMDAWLPQTHADYWAQYHDRLEDLGVWYDQATLNIAVPTYLTDVNSIEDLRGRAAEFNGTITGIDPGAGLSRVTRDQMIPQYGLTGQYALQTSSTTAMLASLERSINARSPIVVTLWHPHWAYAKYPIKDLQDPRGAMGQAEQIHAVGRKGFSADFPDVTGMVHEFRLDDRQLASLENDINSAPKGQEEAAAARWADAHPEVIASFAPGR from the coding sequence ATGCGGAGATCGCGGTGGGTCGCCTGCGTCGCGCTGCTGGCGGCGCTGGTGCTGCTCGCCGCCGGGTGCGGCGGCAGGCAACCGGAGACCGGGCAGCAGACCAAGAAGATCACCATCGGCTACATCGCGTGGGACGAGGCGATCGCGGTCAGCAACCTCTACAAGGTGCTGCTGCAACGCCAGGGCTACCAGGTCCAGCTCACGGAGCTGGAGGCCGGACCGACCTACGCCGGGCTGGCGCAGGGCAACATCGACCTGTTCATGGACGCGTGGCTGCCGCAGACCCACGCCGATTACTGGGCGCAGTACCACGATCGCCTGGAGGACCTGGGCGTCTGGTACGACCAGGCCACGTTGAACATCGCGGTGCCGACCTACTTGACCGACGTGAACTCGATCGAGGACCTGCGCGGGCGGGCGGCCGAGTTCAACGGCACCATCACCGGCATCGATCCGGGAGCGGGCCTCAGCCGGGTGACGCGCGATCAGATGATCCCGCAGTACGGCTTGACCGGTCAGTACGCGTTGCAGACGTCCTCGACCACGGCGATGCTCGCCTCGCTGGAGCGGTCGATCAACGCGCGCTCGCCGATCGTGGTGACGCTGTGGCATCCGCATTGGGCCTACGCGAAGTATCCGATCAAGGATTTGCAGGATCCGCGGGGCGCGATGGGGCAGGCCGAACAGATCCACGCGGTCGGGCGGAAAGGATTCAGCGCGGACTTCCCCGATGTGACCGGAATGGTGCACGAGTTCCGGCTCGACGATCGGCAGTTGGCGTCGTTGGAGAACGACATCAACAGCGCACCCAAGGGCCAGGAGGAGGCCGCGGCCGCCAGGTGGGCCGATGCCCATCCGGAGGTGATCGCGAGTTTCGCTCCCGGAAGGTGA
- a CDS encoding ABC transporter permease gives MAEFPRIPLGDWFQALVNWLNDTIGPFFDFVDLVVRSAVDGLTAVLLWPPSWALVLVLTAFAWWLRGWRFALFTIIGFGLVVSMREFPPAMQTLSLVLVASVIAIAAAVPLGILAARNRTVSRVVRPVLDLMQTMPAFVYLIPVIFFFNIGAVPGVIATVIFALPPGVRLTELGIRQVDGEVVEAGAAFGAPPRRILTGIQLPLALPSIMAGINQVIMLSLSMVVIAGMVGAEGLGTEVYTAVTRVQLGAGFEAGVAVVILAVYLDRSTAVLADRSPVSRAARTTAPAG, from the coding sequence ATGGCTGAGTTCCCGCGCATCCCGCTCGGCGACTGGTTCCAGGCGCTGGTGAACTGGCTCAACGACACCATCGGCCCGTTCTTCGACTTCGTGGACCTGGTGGTGCGCTCGGCGGTGGACGGGCTGACGGCGGTGCTGCTGTGGCCGCCGTCGTGGGCGCTGGTGCTGGTGCTGACCGCGTTCGCCTGGTGGCTGCGGGGATGGCGCTTCGCGCTGTTCACGATCATCGGGTTCGGCCTGGTGGTGAGCATGCGGGAGTTCCCGCCCGCGATGCAGACCTTGTCGCTGGTGCTGGTGGCCAGCGTCATCGCGATCGCGGCGGCGGTCCCGCTGGGAATCCTGGCCGCCCGGAACCGCACGGTGAGCAGGGTGGTGCGCCCGGTGCTGGACCTGATGCAGACGATGCCCGCGTTCGTGTACCTGATCCCGGTCATCTTCTTCTTCAACATCGGCGCGGTGCCGGGCGTGATCGCCACGGTGATCTTCGCGCTGCCGCCGGGGGTGCGGCTCACCGAGCTCGGCATCCGCCAGGTCGACGGCGAGGTGGTGGAGGCCGGTGCCGCGTTCGGGGCGCCGCCGCGGCGCATCCTCACCGGCATCCAGCTGCCGCTGGCCCTGCCGTCGATCATGGCCGGGATCAACCAGGTGATCATGCTGTCGCTGTCCATGGTGGTCATCGCGGGCATGGTCGGCGCCGAAGGGCTGGGCACCGAGGTCTACACCGCCGTCACCCGCGTGCAGCTGGGCGCGGGCTTCGAAGCCGGGGTGGCCGTGGTGATCCTCGCCGTCTACCTGGATCGCAGCACGGCCGTGCTGGCCGACCGCTCACCCGTGTCCCGCGCGGCGCGCACGACCGCGCCCGCCGGGTGA